The following proteins are co-located in the Prosthecobacter vanneervenii genome:
- a CDS encoding DnaJ domain-containing protein: MPNAFALLGLPRAAALDDEALQQAWLAASRSAHPDQPGGDAARAAEINSAYETLQAPEKRLKHLLELHEVPWCTVPIDEGMMSLFSQLGPALQNVASFLKRRQSAASALAKALLAPQEMQLRDQLEALGTTVDEQRTQLLTTLPDLDSRLSSGDTTALSDLQILQARLAYFSKWQAQVREAFLSLM; encoded by the coding sequence ATGCCAAACGCCTTTGCCCTCCTAGGCCTGCCGCGCGCCGCCGCACTGGACGACGAAGCCCTCCAGCAGGCCTGGCTGGCGGCCAGCCGCAGCGCCCACCCCGACCAGCCCGGTGGCGATGCCGCCCGCGCTGCTGAAATCAATTCAGCCTACGAAACACTGCAGGCCCCCGAGAAACGCCTCAAGCACCTGCTGGAGCTCCACGAGGTGCCCTGGTGCACCGTGCCCATCGACGAGGGCATGATGTCCCTCTTCAGCCAGCTCGGACCCGCGCTGCAAAACGTAGCTTCCTTCCTCAAGCGCCGTCAGTCCGCCGCTTCCGCCCTGGCCAAAGCGCTCTTGGCTCCTCAGGAGATGCAGTTGCGCGATCAGCTCGAAGCCCTCGGCACCACCGTCGATGAGCAGCGCACCCAGCTCCTCACCACCCTGCCCGACCTCGACTCCCGCCTCAGCTCCGGAGACACCACGGCCCTGTCAGACCTCCAGATACTCCAGGCACGCCTCGCCTACTTCAGCAAATGGCAGGCCCAAGTCCGCGAGGCCTTCCTGAGCCTGATGTAG
- a CDS encoding HesB/IscA family protein produces the protein MTAAAPSFKIGNEKLIKVLPNAANRLLGLLKKQGRAENGALRVAVVGGGCSGLQYKMDLVDGPANRDIMVTSSEVRVVIDPKSALFVSGSELDYSDDIQSGGFKVKNPNAVVTCSCGESFSA, from the coding sequence ATGACCGCCGCCGCCCCCAGTTTCAAAATAGGCAACGAAAAACTCATCAAGGTGCTGCCCAACGCCGCCAACCGCCTCCTCGGCCTGCTCAAAAAGCAGGGCCGCGCTGAAAACGGCGCCCTCCGCGTGGCCGTCGTCGGTGGCGGCTGCTCCGGCCTGCAATACAAGATGGACCTCGTGGATGGTCCCGCCAACCGCGACATCATGGTCACCTCCAGCGAGGTGCGTGTGGTCATCGACCCCAAGAGCGCCCTCTTTGTCTCCGGCTCCGAGCTTGATTACAGCGACGACATCCAGAGCGGCGGCTTCAAGGTCAAGAACCCCAACGCTGTCGTCACCTGCTCCTGTGGCGAAAGCTTCTCCGCCTGA
- a CDS encoding TA system VapC family ribonuclease toxin has protein sequence MILSADTNLFLYAANPDSPHHQDARRFFEEEIVGERFLLCGLVLVELYMQLRNPAVFKKPKTAKEATAFCDALRTNPVWEFGDYEPEVGRPLWNWAAKATTGFRHIIDARLAFTLRHHGVTHFATANAKHFGGFGFERVWSPLG, from the coding sequence ATGATCCTCTCCGCCGACACCAACCTCTTCCTCTACGCGGCCAATCCTGATTCGCCTCACCACCAAGACGCGCGCCGCTTCTTTGAAGAGGAGATCGTCGGCGAGCGCTTCCTGCTGTGCGGCCTCGTGTTGGTGGAGCTTTACATGCAGCTCCGCAATCCCGCCGTCTTCAAGAAGCCCAAGACCGCCAAAGAGGCCACCGCCTTCTGCGACGCCCTCCGCACGAATCCCGTCTGGGAGTTCGGCGACTACGAGCCCGAGGTCGGCAGACCTCTCTGGAATTGGGCCGCCAAGGCCACTACCGGCTTCCGCCACATCATCGACGCCCGCCTCGCCTTCACCCTCCGCCACCACGGCGTCACCCACTTCGCCACCGCCAACGCCAAGCACTTCGGGGGCTTTGGGTTTGAGAGGGTGTGGAGTCCGCTTGGCTAA
- a CDS encoding ribbon-helix-helix protein, CopG family yields MTRTQIQFPEPLYQRLKEIAERQDWSLSEVMRKAAEHFVTRFPEEPAPKKVWRFPTLDCGGDFLTDPASLRPEVDAILERSAS; encoded by the coding sequence ATGACACGGACTCAGATTCAGTTCCCCGAGCCGCTTTATCAGCGGCTCAAAGAGATTGCCGAACGGCAGGACTGGTCGCTCTCGGAAGTCATGCGCAAGGCGGCGGAACACTTTGTCACCCGCTTTCCCGAGGAGCCAGCCCCCAAGAAGGTCTGGCGCTTTCCCACCCTCGACTGCGGGGGCGATTTCCTCACCGATCCCGCCAGCCTGCGCCCCGAAGTGGATGCCATTCTTGAGCGCAGCGCGTCATGA
- a CDS encoding Gfo/Idh/MocA family protein: MSDQAASAFSRRRFLNASGGAIIAPAVLTSAGSLLAQQKADSNETLKIGLIGCGGRGTGAAAQALGAEYNAKLVAMADAFDTQIENSIKNLSTQFPDRVDVKPDMKFTGLDAYQKLINSGVDVVLLASPPGFRPMHLTAAVDAGKHIFCEKPMAVDAAGYRVAQAAVEKAKQKKLNLVAGFCWRYSTSRIECYKRLHDGQIGDITSILATYYAGPVKVMPPAAGRPAGMGDVEWQVRNWYNFSWLSGDSIVEQAVHSLDKICWAMKDAPPISVIATGGRQKKAEGGNIYDHFHCAYEWEGGIICHLTNRQITGCHNEVVDNILGTKGRMVIGKGPAPFIEGEKRWRWRGEEKNMYDLEHQALFNAIRKGEVINDGDRMMSSTLIAIMGREAAYTGQKILWKDEAAGGGEKKGTNSSLAILSSQQDLAPDTLKFGDSFDPGTQPVPGMTKFV; this comes from the coding sequence ATGTCTGATCAAGCCGCCTCCGCCTTTTCCCGCCGTCGCTTTCTCAATGCCAGTGGCGGAGCCATTATCGCTCCTGCCGTGCTGACCTCCGCAGGCAGCCTGCTGGCGCAGCAGAAGGCGGACTCCAATGAGACGCTGAAGATCGGCCTGATCGGGTGCGGTGGACGCGGCACCGGTGCAGCGGCGCAGGCGCTGGGCGCTGAGTACAACGCCAAGCTGGTGGCCATGGCGGATGCGTTTGACACGCAGATCGAGAACAGCATCAAGAACCTGTCCACGCAGTTTCCTGACCGAGTGGATGTGAAGCCGGACATGAAATTCACCGGCCTGGACGCCTACCAGAAGCTCATCAACAGCGGCGTGGACGTGGTGCTGCTGGCCTCGCCTCCCGGATTCCGCCCCATGCACCTGACGGCAGCGGTGGATGCAGGAAAGCACATTTTCTGCGAGAAGCCGATGGCGGTGGATGCCGCCGGCTACCGCGTGGCACAGGCTGCGGTGGAGAAGGCCAAGCAGAAGAAGCTCAATCTCGTGGCCGGATTCTGCTGGCGCTACTCCACCAGCCGCATCGAGTGCTACAAGCGCCTGCATGACGGACAGATCGGAGACATCACCAGCATCCTGGCCACCTACTACGCCGGCCCGGTGAAGGTCATGCCACCCGCCGCAGGCCGCCCCGCTGGCATGGGGGATGTGGAGTGGCAGGTGCGCAACTGGTACAATTTCTCCTGGCTGAGCGGCGACAGCATTGTGGAGCAGGCGGTGCACAGCCTGGACAAGATCTGCTGGGCCATGAAGGACGCGCCGCCGATCAGCGTCATCGCAACGGGCGGCCGCCAGAAGAAGGCGGAAGGCGGCAACATCTATGACCATTTCCACTGCGCGTATGAGTGGGAGGGCGGCATCATCTGCCATCTGACGAACCGCCAGATCACCGGCTGCCACAACGAGGTGGTGGACAACATTTTGGGAACCAAGGGCCGCATGGTCATCGGCAAGGGGCCTGCTCCCTTCATCGAAGGTGAGAAGCGCTGGCGCTGGCGCGGCGAAGAGAAGAACATGTACGACCTAGAGCATCAGGCGCTCTTCAACGCGATCCGCAAAGGCGAGGTGATCAATGACGGCGACCGCATGATGAGCAGCACGCTCATTGCCATCATGGGCCGTGAGGCGGCCTACACCGGGCAGAAGATTCTCTGGAAGGATGAAGCGGCCGGTGGTGGCGAGAAGAAGGGCACGAACTCCTCTCTGGCCATCCTTTCTTCTCAGCAGGATCTGGCGCCTGACACGCTGAAGTTTGGCGACAGCTTTGATCCGGGCACGCAGCCGGTGCCGGGCATGACGAAGTTTGTGTAA
- a CDS encoding DnaJ C-terminal domain-containing protein encodes MPAEFKDYYAILGVPRDASADDIKKAFRKLARQYHPDTAKDKKTAEAKFKEINEANEVLSDPEKRRKYDTLGARWQEEGDFQPPPDTGGGYEQEFHFGGTGFSDFFERYFSGGSRYGFPQGFEEEIPTGSAKKRKGRARRGHDIEGDILVTLEEAMHGTQRPISLQTLNRQTGQTQTHSFQVRIPPGATDGRRIRVPGQGEPGQNGGEAGDLYLRVRHASHPDFTTQEADVYHELDLAPWEAVLGAEIVVPTLDGSIKLRIPANSENGQTLRVRGRGLPKGGTTERGDFFVKLQVVLPQKSSDAERRLWEQLRSTSTFNPRA; translated from the coding sequence ATGCCTGCAGAATTCAAAGACTACTACGCCATCCTCGGCGTCCCGCGCGATGCGAGCGCGGACGACATCAAGAAGGCCTTCCGCAAACTGGCCCGCCAGTACCACCCCGACACCGCCAAGGACAAAAAGACCGCCGAAGCCAAGTTCAAGGAGATCAACGAGGCCAACGAAGTCCTCAGCGATCCGGAAAAACGCCGCAAGTACGACACCCTCGGCGCACGCTGGCAGGAGGAAGGCGACTTCCAGCCGCCTCCAGACACAGGCGGCGGCTACGAGCAGGAGTTCCACTTCGGCGGCACCGGCTTCAGCGACTTCTTCGAGCGCTACTTCAGCGGCGGCAGTCGCTACGGCTTCCCCCAGGGCTTTGAAGAGGAGATCCCCACCGGCAGCGCCAAAAAACGAAAAGGCCGCGCACGCCGTGGTCACGATATCGAGGGAGACATCCTCGTCACGCTGGAGGAGGCCATGCACGGCACCCAGCGGCCCATCTCTCTGCAGACGCTCAATCGCCAGACCGGCCAGACGCAGACGCACAGCTTTCAGGTGCGCATCCCGCCCGGTGCCACCGACGGCCGCCGCATCCGCGTGCCCGGCCAGGGAGAGCCCGGCCAGAATGGCGGCGAGGCCGGAGACCTCTACCTGCGCGTGCGCCATGCCTCGCATCCGGACTTCACCACGCAGGAGGCAGACGTGTATCACGAGCTCGACCTCGCCCCCTGGGAGGCCGTGCTGGGCGCCGAGATCGTGGTGCCCACGCTCGATGGTTCCATCAAGCTCCGCATCCCCGCAAACAGCGAAAACGGCCAGACCCTCCGCGTGCGCGGCCGCGGCCTGCCCAAAGGCGGCACCACCGAGCGGGGCGACTTCTTTGTGAAGCTCCAGGTCGTCCTGCCTCAAAAGTCCAGCGATGCCGAGCGCAGGCTCTGGGAGCAGCTGCGCAGCACCTCCACCTTCAACCCACGCGCCTGA
- a CDS encoding MgtC/SapB family protein, protein MPATLPETSELLLSLGTATGLGLLVGLQREWVQNRVAGIRTFALLTLFGALTGLLGNVYGGWVIGAGFIAFASLVALSKWLSLSAREERTGLTTEMAMLVMFASGMIIMLGERLVAIIIAGSVMALLQSKKALHATVRNFGEDDLRAIVHLVLVALVILPALPNREMGYLGVLNPFAIWLIVVLIVGISLAAYMAEKSLGGTKGAVVAGILGGLVSSTATTASSARRSQSASTGSLSLASMALIASSVAFVRLIAEVSIVASDHLRQMLPPLTAMMVWVILIAIVAHHRAEKADVQPSGEHPPSELKHAVMLGLLYALVLVVVAYTRQHSSSSGLYFTAFLSGLPDMSAITLSTSKLVSTGNLETSLAWRMILTGGIANLFFKMFFVITLGARAYVKPALLGLLLSAAGGAAIILFWPS, encoded by the coding sequence ATGCCAGCCACCCTGCCCGAAACTTCGGAACTCCTCCTGTCCCTCGGCACCGCCACCGGCCTGGGCCTGCTCGTGGGCCTGCAGCGGGAGTGGGTGCAGAACCGCGTGGCGGGCATCCGCACCTTTGCCCTGCTCACCCTCTTCGGCGCGCTCACCGGCCTGCTGGGAAATGTCTATGGCGGCTGGGTCATCGGCGCGGGCTTCATCGCCTTTGCCAGCCTCGTGGCCTTGAGCAAATGGCTCAGCCTCTCCGCCCGCGAGGAGCGCACCGGCCTCACCACGGAGATGGCCATGCTGGTCATGTTTGCCTCCGGCATGATCATCATGCTGGGAGAGCGGCTCGTCGCCATCATCATCGCCGGCAGCGTCATGGCTCTGCTGCAGAGTAAAAAAGCCCTCCATGCGACGGTGCGAAACTTTGGCGAAGATGATCTGCGGGCCATCGTGCATCTCGTCCTGGTGGCCTTGGTCATCCTGCCCGCGCTGCCCAACCGCGAAATGGGTTACCTCGGCGTGCTCAATCCCTTTGCCATCTGGCTCATCGTCGTGCTCATCGTGGGCATCAGCCTGGCCGCCTACATGGCGGAGAAATCTCTCGGCGGGACCAAGGGGGCTGTCGTCGCCGGCATCCTCGGCGGCCTCGTTTCCAGCACCGCCACCACGGCCAGCAGCGCCCGCCGCAGCCAGTCCGCCAGCACTGGCAGCCTCTCCCTTGCCTCCATGGCCCTCATCGCCTCCTCCGTGGCCTTCGTTCGCCTCATTGCCGAGGTGTCCATCGTGGCATCGGATCATCTGCGCCAGATGCTCCCTCCTCTCACTGCCATGATGGTGTGGGTCATCCTGATCGCCATCGTGGCGCACCACCGCGCCGAAAAGGCGGACGTCCAGCCCTCGGGCGAGCACCCGCCTTCAGAACTGAAACACGCCGTCATGCTCGGCCTGCTCTACGCCCTGGTGCTGGTCGTTGTGGCCTACACCCGCCAGCACAGCAGCTCCTCAGGCCTGTATTTCACCGCCTTCCTCTCCGGTCTGCCGGACATGTCAGCCATCACGCTCTCCACCTCCAAGCTCGTCTCCACGGGAAATCTGGAGACCTCCCTCGCCTGGCGCATGATCCTCACCGGCGGCATTGCCAATCTCTTCTTCAAAATGTTCTTCGTCATCACGCTTGGCGCACGCGCCTACGTGAAACCCGCCCTCCTCGGCCTCCTGCTCTCCGCCGCAGGCGGCGCTGCCATCATCCTCTTCTGGCCCTCCTGA
- the hisC gene encoding histidinol-phosphate transaminase, translating into MSIWNYANSQLKDLVAYEPGKPIEDVARERGLKPEDIIKMASNENPLGPSPKAIVAMQEAVKEVHIYPDGASWKLRNALAEKFGLEMGNIIMGCGSNEVIEFIGHAFLKPGDNIITAEHAFLVYKLMAKVFGADTIEVPDPGYVHDLDAMAAAITPNTKEIFIANPNNPTGTLVTQEQIDRFMDKVPDHVVVVFDEAYYEFLDNPPDTLKYVRQGRNVVVLRTFSKIQGLAGTRVGYGIANKELIDVLQRTRQPFNLNSIAQAGALAGLLDEEHQNKTKAITDEGRNYLQKQFGEMGLEYIPSYANFVLVKVGDGNAVFKGMMDKGVIVRAMAAYKLPEWVRISIGTMPQNERCIEVLKQVLGK; encoded by the coding sequence ATGTCCATCTGGAACTACGCCAACTCACAGCTCAAAGATCTCGTCGCCTACGAACCCGGAAAGCCCATCGAAGATGTGGCCCGTGAACGTGGACTGAAGCCGGAGGACATCATCAAAATGGCCTCCAACGAGAACCCGCTGGGCCCTTCGCCCAAAGCCATCGTGGCCATGCAGGAGGCCGTCAAAGAAGTGCACATCTATCCGGACGGCGCGTCCTGGAAGCTGCGCAACGCGCTGGCGGAGAAGTTTGGCCTGGAGATGGGCAATATCATCATGGGCTGCGGCTCCAACGAGGTGATCGAATTCATCGGCCACGCCTTCCTCAAGCCCGGGGACAACATCATCACCGCCGAGCACGCCTTCCTGGTGTACAAGCTGATGGCCAAGGTCTTTGGCGCTGACACCATCGAGGTGCCGGACCCCGGCTATGTGCACGACCTGGACGCGATGGCTGCGGCCATCACGCCAAACACGAAGGAGATCTTCATCGCCAATCCGAACAACCCCACCGGCACGCTGGTGACTCAGGAGCAGATTGACCGCTTCATGGACAAGGTGCCGGATCACGTGGTGGTGGTGTTTGACGAAGCCTATTATGAGTTCCTCGACAATCCGCCGGATACGCTGAAATACGTGCGTCAGGGACGCAATGTGGTGGTGCTGCGCACCTTCTCCAAGATCCAGGGCCTCGCGGGCACGCGCGTGGGTTACGGCATCGCCAACAAGGAGCTGATCGACGTGCTGCAGCGCACACGCCAGCCCTTCAATCTGAACTCCATCGCGCAGGCCGGTGCACTGGCCGGCTTGCTGGACGAAGAGCACCAGAACAAGACCAAGGCCATCACCGACGAAGGCCGCAACTACCTGCAGAAGCAGTTTGGCGAGATGGGGCTGGAGTACATCCCGAGCTACGCCAACTTTGTGCTGGTGAAGGTGGGCGATGGCAACGCCGTCTTTAAAGGCATGATGGACAAGGGCGTGATCGTGCGCGCCATGGCCGCCTACAAGCTGCCGGAATGGGTGCGCATCAGCATCGGCACCATGCCGCAGAATGAGCGCTGCATCGAGGTGCTGAAGCAGGTGCTGGGGAAATAG
- a CDS encoding Uma2 family endonuclease, which translates to MSFWAEICADKSLQDLPYKIETNRFDQIIMSPASVWHSDYQGEIGFTLKRLMPEGRILAEAAIQTTDGVKVADVAWISRERFEPHRRSVNLPIAPEICVEVVSPGNHRYEMAGKVQLYFASGAEEVWMCDEEGRMEFYLRDVAEPAAKSRFCPDFPTRIAVD; encoded by the coding sequence ATGAGTTTCTGGGCTGAAATTTGCGCGGACAAGTCCTTGCAGGATTTGCCATACAAAATTGAGACCAATCGCTTTGATCAAATCATTATGAGTCCTGCATCCGTCTGGCACAGTGATTATCAAGGCGAGATCGGCTTTACCTTGAAGCGACTGATGCCGGAGGGAAGAATTCTGGCGGAGGCCGCCATCCAGACAACGGATGGCGTGAAGGTGGCAGATGTGGCATGGATCAGCCGTGAGCGATTTGAGCCGCACCGCCGCTCAGTCAATCTGCCCATCGCTCCTGAAATCTGCGTGGAGGTCGTTTCACCTGGAAATCATCGCTATGAGATGGCAGGCAAGGTGCAACTCTACTTTGCCAGCGGGGCTGAGGAGGTTTGGATGTGTGATGAGGAGGGGCGCATGGAGTTTTATCTGCGTGATGTTGCTGAGCCAGCAGCCAAGTCGCGTTTCTGCCCCGATTTTCCTACGCGTATTGCGGTGGATTAA
- a CDS encoding L,D-transpeptidase family protein, producing MTLNRSLRKVTWKVCVLPLLAGLLPGMGEAQVETVKPAIPTIEPGLEMAVKWPWQVQASDAATWGIPVDVPEEPVTIRAGIPVPQADAKKAPAKVAPKGPPPQMIEHTVAKGDSLTKIAHANGVTIDQLRIFNEMKNDRIVIGQIVKVPGEPDIAAMIAAAAEAEKEAAKNKPKGKEAAEAKKKPTPVKEEAPPVLIATKPHRALPPAAWGASSLVLIQAYLDRQGFTIGPIDGTAGPMYDAAYKSFEKAYPGQLHTPEGQPSAAMRSIGGPYVEYTLTAADMRWISPHDSAPAGGKAKGAKAVEPPPTFEELTKEPFMAYRSGWEFVAEKFHAAESFLRHINPGVKNPNTPGAIFLVPNVLPFEIEKAFEEPLQPAADPAAPVSASVVGFNRLIIHKGEKIVANMPLSAARPGLRGRKTWKILDVIPRPAMASTGDPAAPMTVPYRLHAGPNNPVGILWINLAKGGDPKVLPYGLHGTSIPGAMTKQESIGGFRMTNWDIARVVRLLPAGTDLKWE from the coding sequence ATGACGCTGAATCGATCGCTCCGGAAGGTCACGTGGAAGGTTTGTGTTCTGCCACTGCTGGCGGGTTTGCTGCCGGGTATGGGCGAGGCGCAGGTGGAAACGGTGAAGCCGGCGATCCCAACGATCGAGCCTGGGCTGGAGATGGCGGTGAAATGGCCGTGGCAGGTGCAGGCGTCTGATGCGGCGACGTGGGGCATTCCTGTGGACGTGCCGGAAGAGCCGGTCACGATCAGGGCTGGCATCCCCGTGCCGCAGGCAGATGCGAAGAAAGCGCCAGCCAAGGTGGCACCGAAGGGGCCGCCGCCGCAGATGATCGAGCACACGGTGGCAAAGGGGGACTCGCTCACCAAGATTGCGCATGCGAACGGTGTCACGATCGATCAGCTCAGGATTTTTAATGAGATGAAGAACGATCGCATCGTGATCGGGCAGATCGTGAAGGTGCCGGGAGAGCCTGACATCGCAGCGATGATCGCAGCGGCTGCTGAAGCTGAGAAAGAAGCGGCGAAGAACAAGCCGAAGGGGAAGGAAGCGGCTGAGGCGAAGAAGAAGCCCACGCCAGTGAAGGAGGAGGCACCGCCGGTGCTGATCGCCACCAAGCCACACCGGGCGCTGCCGCCTGCGGCCTGGGGGGCTTCATCGCTGGTGCTTATCCAGGCTTATCTGGACCGGCAGGGCTTCACCATCGGGCCGATCGACGGCACGGCGGGGCCGATGTATGACGCGGCCTACAAGTCCTTTGAAAAAGCTTATCCGGGGCAGCTCCATACTCCGGAGGGCCAGCCCTCGGCGGCGATGCGCTCCATCGGCGGGCCGTATGTGGAGTACACGCTCACCGCAGCGGACATGCGCTGGATTTCACCACACGACAGTGCGCCAGCCGGTGGCAAAGCGAAAGGTGCCAAAGCTGTGGAGCCGCCGCCGACCTTTGAGGAGCTGACCAAGGAGCCCTTCATGGCCTACCGCTCGGGCTGGGAGTTTGTGGCGGAGAAATTTCATGCGGCTGAGTCCTTCCTGCGCCACATCAATCCTGGGGTGAAAAATCCGAACACGCCGGGGGCGATCTTTCTGGTGCCGAACGTGCTGCCCTTTGAGATCGAGAAAGCTTTTGAGGAGCCGCTGCAGCCTGCGGCTGATCCTGCGGCGCCCGTCTCCGCCAGCGTAGTGGGTTTCAATCGCCTGATCATCCACAAGGGGGAGAAGATCGTGGCCAACATGCCGCTCTCCGCCGCACGTCCGGGATTGCGCGGGCGCAAGACGTGGAAGATTCTGGATGTCATCCCGCGTCCGGCCATGGCCAGCACAGGAGATCCCGCCGCACCGATGACGGTGCCCTACCGCCTGCATGCCGGGCCCAATAATCCTGTGGGCATCCTGTGGATCAATCTGGCGAAAGGCGGCGATCCCAAAGTGCTGCCCTATGGTCTGCACGGCACCAGCATTCCCGGTGCGATGACGAAGCAGGAAAGCATTGGCGGTTTTCGCATGACGAACTGGGACATTGCGCGTGTAGTGCGGCTGCTGCCAGCGGGCACGGATTTGAAATGGGAGTGA
- a CDS encoding 3-hydroxy-5-phosphonooxypentane-2,4-dione thiolase, which produces MADIQTSAADKKEKEFFTHIPQEAPGFFLKGCHQYDWGLKNRLSKVFNPKDGRTVMLAFDHGYFQGPTTGLERVDQTILPLAPWADCLMLTRGIQRSVIPASTTKAIALRASGGTSMISSMEEWEGELDGKKIKFGRPGFEPLSNESTALNIEEAIRLNAAVLAVQVFIGSAYERQSLKNLTDLVDAASRYGIAVMGVTAVGRAMARTPQYFRLATRIMAELGANIVKCYYTEKEFDTVTSCCPVPIVIAGGKKLPELDALKMCANAIKQGASGVDMGRNIFQSDAPVSMMQAVHGVVHGGLNANKAFELYNDLKKKELRKK; this is translated from the coding sequence ATGGCCGACATCCAAACCAGCGCTGCTGACAAGAAGGAAAAGGAATTCTTCACCCACATCCCCCAGGAGGCCCCCGGCTTCTTCCTCAAGGGCTGCCACCAGTACGACTGGGGTCTCAAGAACCGCCTCTCCAAGGTCTTCAATCCCAAGGACGGCCGCACTGTGATGCTCGCCTTTGACCACGGTTACTTCCAGGGCCCCACCACCGGTCTGGAGCGCGTGGACCAGACCATTCTCCCCCTCGCCCCCTGGGCCGACTGCCTCATGCTCACCCGCGGCATCCAGCGCTCCGTCATCCCTGCCTCCACCACCAAGGCCATCGCCCTGCGTGCCTCCGGCGGCACCTCGATGATCAGCTCCATGGAAGAGTGGGAAGGCGAGCTCGACGGCAAGAAGATCAAGTTTGGCCGCCCCGGCTTTGAGCCCCTCTCCAATGAGAGCACCGCGCTCAACATCGAAGAAGCCATCCGCCTCAATGCCGCCGTGCTGGCCGTGCAGGTCTTCATCGGCAGCGCTTACGAGCGCCAGAGCCTCAAGAACCTCACCGACCTGGTGGACGCCGCCAGCCGCTATGGCATCGCCGTGATGGGTGTGACCGCCGTGGGTCGTGCGATGGCCCGCACGCCGCAGTATTTCCGACTGGCCACCCGTATCATGGCGGAGCTGGGAGCCAACATCGTGAAGTGCTACTACACCGAGAAGGAATTCGACACGGTGACGAGCTGCTGCCCGGTGCCGATCGTGATCGCCGGTGGCAAGAAGCTTCCAGAACTTGATGCCCTCAAGATGTGCGCCAACGCCATCAAGCAGGGCGCCAGCGGCGTGGACATGGGCCGCAACATCTTCCAGAGCGACGCCCCTGTTTCCATGATGCAGGCAGTGCACGGCGTGGTGCACGGCGGTCTGAACGCCAACAAGGCCTTCGAACTCTACAACGACCTCAAGAAAAAGGAGCTGCGCAAGAAGTAA
- the ilvE gene encoding branched-chain-amino-acid transaminase: MSANLLIYLDGKLVPESEAKISVFDHGLLYGDGVFEGIRIYNGRVFRLTEHLHRLYDCAKAICLTVPLSFEEMEKATLDTVAANNLRDGYIRLVITRGVGSLGLNPYQCPKASVFIIASSITLYPAERYEKGLELITCGTRRPNSSALSPQVKSLNYLNNIMAKIECLQAGCDEGIMLNDQGFVSECTGDNVFIVKNGKVFTPPVSSGALDGITRRAVMELLAEMGSPCTEAVMTRFDIYTADECFLTGTAAEVIPAVKYDRRPIGDGTPGKLTQELTKRFKVLANSTGTPVTYK, from the coding sequence ATGTCTGCAAATCTACTTATCTACCTTGACGGCAAACTTGTTCCTGAATCCGAGGCGAAGATCTCTGTCTTCGACCACGGCCTGCTGTACGGTGATGGAGTATTTGAAGGCATCCGCATTTACAATGGACGTGTGTTTCGCCTGACGGAGCATCTGCACCGCCTGTATGACTGCGCCAAGGCCATCTGCCTGACGGTGCCGCTTTCCTTTGAAGAGATGGAAAAAGCCACGCTGGATACGGTGGCTGCCAACAACCTGCGCGATGGCTACATCCGTCTGGTGATCACCCGTGGTGTCGGCTCTCTCGGTTTGAATCCTTATCAGTGCCCGAAGGCCAGCGTGTTCATCATCGCCAGCAGCATCACGCTGTATCCGGCGGAGCGCTATGAGAAGGGGCTGGAGCTGATCACCTGCGGCACGCGCCGTCCGAATTCCTCGGCCCTCAGCCCGCAGGTCAAGAGCCTGAACTATCTGAACAACATCATGGCCAAGATCGAGTGTCTGCAGGCCGGATGCGACGAGGGCATTATGCTCAACGACCAGGGCTTCGTGTCCGAGTGCACAGGAGACAACGTTTTCATCGTGAAGAACGGCAAGGTCTTCACGCCGCCGGTTTCCTCTGGTGCGCTGGACGGGATCACCCGCCGCGCGGTGATGGAGCTGCTGGCCGAAATGGGCAGCCCATGCACGGAAGCAGTGATGACCCGCTTTGACATCTACACCGCCGACGAGTGCTTCCTGACCGGAACCGCCGCCGAGGTGATCCCGGCTGTGAAGTATGACCGCCGCCCGATTGGCGACGGCACGCCCGGCAAGCTGACGCAGGAGCTGACCAAGCGCTTCAAGGTGCTGGCCAATAGCACGGGTACGCCCGTTACCTATAAATAA